A window from Corythoichthys intestinalis isolate RoL2023-P3 chromosome 10, ASM3026506v1, whole genome shotgun sequence encodes these proteins:
- the mgme1 gene encoding mitochondrial genome maintenance exonuclease 1 — MFIFKSLPFAGGISVRILQYTSLTFGFFIASHRCSSRKGASPYTSVDSERYSSLVKSVISSRVSSQTPETLQAEDEHIFGPVVKAQTLSKQEPRLPKVMHPFLHCKYTPETEEVESELPVRIVLNRERDSSMPSVTRILQATLSQEQLFFLERWRRRMTAELGEEGFKEYTKNLFRQGKLFHSALENVLMSDALSKDELHATHPPDVLGYMKSICYILEDVRAVRAIESSVQHDALDYLGVVDCVARYRGVLCVIDWKTSEKPKPFLSNTYDNPIQVAAYAGALNSDGRYKYQVENGLIVVAYKDGSPAHAHQLNRELMSEFWEKWLIRLEEFREQRSSER; from the exons ATGTTCATATTCAAAAGTCTGCCGTTCGCTGGAGGCATTTCTGTACGCATCCTTCAGTATACCTCCTTGACTTTCGGTTTTTTCATAGCCTCTCATCGGTGCAGCTCCCGCAAGGGTGCAAGTCCGTACACCTCTGTGGACAGTGAACGCTACTCGTCTCTTGTTAAGTCTGTTATATCTTCGAGGGTCAGTTCTCAAACTCCAGAGACCCTACAAGCTGAGGATGAGCACATATTCGGACCAGTTGTCAAAGCTCAGACTCTGTCAAAACAAGAGCCGAGGCTTCCTAAAGTCATGCATCCTTTCTTACATTGCAAATACACTCCAGAAACAGAGGAGGTTGAGTCAGAACTCCCTGTCCGGATTGTATTAAACCGGGAGAGGGATTCGTCAATGCCGAGTGTGACCAGGATTCTTCAGGCAACACTTTCTCAAGAGCAGCTCTTTTTTCTGGAAAGATGGAGGAGGAGGATGACTGCAGAACTGGGGGAAGAGGGCTTCAAAGAGTACACCAAAA ATTTGTTTAGACAAGGGAAACTTTTCCATTCTGCCCTGGAGAACGTTTTAATGTCAGATGCTTTAAGCAAAGATGAACTGCACGCAACACATCCACCTGATGTCCTGGGATACATGAAGAGCATATGTTACATTCTGGAAGATGTCAGAGCTGTAAGAGCAATAGAGAGCAGTGTGCAGCATGATGCTCTTGATTATTTGGGCGTCGTGGACTGTGTGGCTCGTTATAG agGTGTTTTGTGTGTTATTGACTGGAAGACTTCTGAAAAACCTAAACCATTCCTGAGCAACACATATGATAACCCTATCCAGGTGGCAGCCTACGCTGGGGCGTTGAACAGTGACGGTAGATATAAATACCAG GTGGAGAACGGCCTTATTGTTGTTGCTTACAAGGATGGCTCACCTGCTCATGCACACCAACTGAACCGTGAGCTTATGTCGGAGTTTTGGGAAAAGTGGCTGATTCGCTTAGAAGAGTTCAGAGAACAGAG ATCCAGCGAAAGGTGA